One region of Pogona vitticeps strain Pit_001003342236 chromosome 1, PviZW2.1, whole genome shotgun sequence genomic DNA includes:
- the RNASEH1 gene encoding ribonuclease H1 isoform X1: MLRRLLAFLLHPCFLPRLARGAPGSDVMFYAVRRGRKTGIFHSWEECREQVDKYKCASFKKFPTEEAAWAFINGGSTDSCSYSTGTSGDFGGRWERNSYRDDKSTSWSDYSSYKRPNGQISENQHSRKRVKYTEVPYSSSEDKDKFSFMGDYAVVYTDGCCSSNGRHKARAGMGVYWGPGHPLNTSERIPGRQTNQRAEIHAACKAIEQAKSQNIKKLAIYTDSKFTINGATSWVPNWKANGWRTSSGKDVVNKEDFERLAKLSEGIDIQWMHVPGHAGFTGNEAADRLAKEGAGKSLS, from the exons ATGCTGCGCCGGCTGTTGGCGTTTCTCCTTCATCCTTGTTTTCTGCCCAGGCTCGCCCGCGGGGCTCCCGGCAGCGACGTCATGTTCTACGCGGTGCGGAGGGGCAGAAAGACCGGCATCTTCCACTCTTG GGAGGAATGTAGAGAGCAAGTCGACAAGTATAAATGTGCCAGTTTTAAGAAATTTCCAACAGAGGAAGCTGCTTGGGCCTTTATAAATGGTGGATCAACAGATTCATGCAGTTATTCAACAG GTACCAGTGGTGACTTTGGTGGAAGATGGGAACGCAACAGTTACAGGGATGACAAGTCTACATCATGGTCAGATTATAGCTCATATAAGAGACCAAATGGACAGATTTCAGAAAACCAGCACAGCAGAAAGCGTGTAAAATACACTGAAGTGCCTtattcatcttcagaggacaaagatAAATTCTCCTTTATGG GAGATTATGCAGTTGTTTACACTGATGGATGTTGCTCGAGTAATGGGCGGCATAAAGCACGCGCTGGAATGGGTGTATATTGGGGACCTGGTCATCCTCT AAATACCAGTGAGAGAATTCCTGGGCGGCAGACTAACCAAAGAGCTGAAATACAt gCAGCTTGCAAAGCAATAGAACAAGCAAAGAGTCAAAATATCAAGAAACTAGCAATTTATACTGATAGCAAATTCACCATTAATG GTGCAACAAGCTGGGTTCCAAACTGGAAGGCCAATGGTTGGAGAACCAGTTCAGGAAAGGATGTGGTAAACAAAGAAGACTTTGAAAGACTTGCCAAGCTTTCAGAAGGCATAGATATCCAGTGG ATGCATGTTCCAGGTCACGCTGGTTTTACCGGGAATGAAGCAGCAGATCGGCTAGCAAAAGAAGGAGCTGGGAAGTCCCTGTCTTAG
- the RNASEH1 gene encoding ribonuclease H1 isoform X2, with translation MFYAVRRGRKTGIFHSWEECREQVDKYKCASFKKFPTEEAAWAFINGGSTDSCSYSTGTSGDFGGRWERNSYRDDKSTSWSDYSSYKRPNGQISENQHSRKRVKYTEVPYSSSEDKDKFSFMGDYAVVYTDGCCSSNGRHKARAGMGVYWGPGHPLNTSERIPGRQTNQRAEIHAACKAIEQAKSQNIKKLAIYTDSKFTINGATSWVPNWKANGWRTSSGKDVVNKEDFERLAKLSEGIDIQWMHVPGHAGFTGNEAADRLAKEGAGKSLS, from the exons ATGTTCTACGCGGTGCGGAGGGGCAGAAAGACCGGCATCTTCCACTCTTG GGAGGAATGTAGAGAGCAAGTCGACAAGTATAAATGTGCCAGTTTTAAGAAATTTCCAACAGAGGAAGCTGCTTGGGCCTTTATAAATGGTGGATCAACAGATTCATGCAGTTATTCAACAG GTACCAGTGGTGACTTTGGTGGAAGATGGGAACGCAACAGTTACAGGGATGACAAGTCTACATCATGGTCAGATTATAGCTCATATAAGAGACCAAATGGACAGATTTCAGAAAACCAGCACAGCAGAAAGCGTGTAAAATACACTGAAGTGCCTtattcatcttcagaggacaaagatAAATTCTCCTTTATGG GAGATTATGCAGTTGTTTACACTGATGGATGTTGCTCGAGTAATGGGCGGCATAAAGCACGCGCTGGAATGGGTGTATATTGGGGACCTGGTCATCCTCT AAATACCAGTGAGAGAATTCCTGGGCGGCAGACTAACCAAAGAGCTGAAATACAt gCAGCTTGCAAAGCAATAGAACAAGCAAAGAGTCAAAATATCAAGAAACTAGCAATTTATACTGATAGCAAATTCACCATTAATG GTGCAACAAGCTGGGTTCCAAACTGGAAGGCCAATGGTTGGAGAACCAGTTCAGGAAAGGATGTGGTAAACAAAGAAGACTTTGAAAGACTTGCCAAGCTTTCAGAAGGCATAGATATCCAGTGG ATGCATGTTCCAGGTCACGCTGGTTTTACCGGGAATGAAGCAGCAGATCGGCTAGCAAAAGAAGGAGCTGGGAAGTCCCTGTCTTAG
- the RNASEH1 gene encoding ribonuclease H1 isoform X3 produces MLRRLLAFLLHPCFLPRLARGAPGSDVMFYAVRRGRKTGIFHSWEECREQVDKYKCASFKKFPTEEAAWAFINGGSTDSCSYSTGTSGDFGGRWERNSYRDDKSTSWSDYSSYKRPNGQISENQHSRKRVKYTEVPYSSSEDKDKFSFMGDYAVVYTDGCCSSNGRHKARAGMGVYWGPGHPLNTSERIPGRQTNQRAEIHAACKAIEQAKSQNIKKLAIYTDSKFTINALKLKMDSNFPPFP; encoded by the exons ATGCTGCGCCGGCTGTTGGCGTTTCTCCTTCATCCTTGTTTTCTGCCCAGGCTCGCCCGCGGGGCTCCCGGCAGCGACGTCATGTTCTACGCGGTGCGGAGGGGCAGAAAGACCGGCATCTTCCACTCTTG GGAGGAATGTAGAGAGCAAGTCGACAAGTATAAATGTGCCAGTTTTAAGAAATTTCCAACAGAGGAAGCTGCTTGGGCCTTTATAAATGGTGGATCAACAGATTCATGCAGTTATTCAACAG GTACCAGTGGTGACTTTGGTGGAAGATGGGAACGCAACAGTTACAGGGATGACAAGTCTACATCATGGTCAGATTATAGCTCATATAAGAGACCAAATGGACAGATTTCAGAAAACCAGCACAGCAGAAAGCGTGTAAAATACACTGAAGTGCCTtattcatcttcagaggacaaagatAAATTCTCCTTTATGG GAGATTATGCAGTTGTTTACACTGATGGATGTTGCTCGAGTAATGGGCGGCATAAAGCACGCGCTGGAATGGGTGTATATTGGGGACCTGGTCATCCTCT AAATACCAGTGAGAGAATTCCTGGGCGGCAGACTAACCAAAGAGCTGAAATACAt gCAGCTTGCAAAGCAATAGAACAAGCAAAGAGTCAAAATATCAAGAAACTAGCAATTTATACTGATAGCAAATTCACCATTAATG ctttgaAGCTGAAAATGGATAgtaatttccccccctttccttga